GCTACTAGATAAATTGCGATATTTGCAAGTTGTACTCGGTCGCTATGGCTCAATCAGTCATTGGAGCTATGATTTACTGCCAGAAACTCTTGTTGCCTAGAATATGAAGTTTTGTGTTTAGATTCAACACTTCTGGATCAAGACAGCAAGATAAAGATAGAATAAGTATAAGCTTCTGACGATTCATTGTAACCACTTCATCAGTGGCTTTTCTTTGCTTTTTTGCCCTTCAAGAATGCGCCTCAAAAGGTGGCATTGCCTTTTGCGTGGCTTTTTTCATGATTTTTTCAGGGCTGTTTGGATGGCTGCTGGGATGCCCTTGATGGGTGAGTCCTGAATTCCTGGTGTTGAGTAGTTTGGCAAACGTTGCTCAACACGATCGCCCACAAGCCACGACCAATACCCTGTTCAAAATCACTGCCCGATCGTTGCTCTGGTGACCCAATGGGGAATGGCGATCCGGCTCGAAATCAAGCTTCTTTCGCTCAATCTTCTCTCTAAAGTTAGGTTCATGACCAATTCCCAGGCAATTGCAGCCAATTCAGAACCCATTCGACGATTAGCGACGGGCAAGGCAGAATCGCCAGCCCGGCCGTTTGATCCCGGATCGTTTCTAGTTTTGGTGGTTGATGATGTCAGCCAAAATGTGCGCCTGTCGATCGAAATGCTAGATCAGGCGGGCTATGAAACCACATTTGCCATGACGGGAGCCGAAGCGTTGATGAGGGTGCGATCGGCCCAACCGGATTTGATTTTGCTGGATTTGATGATGCCGGGAATGAGCGGTTTGCAACTGTGCGATCGCCTGAAAGAAGATCCGATTCTGCGGGATATTCCCGTGTTGTTTGTCACGGCCAGCAACGAAGAAACCCACATGCTCGAAGCCTTCCAGCTTGGCGCTGTGGACTACATCACCAAGCCCTTTCGATCGGCGGAACTCCTGGCCCGGGTGCGGGTGCATTTGGAACTCAAGCAAGCACGAGATCGCCTCAGTCAGGCCCTGAATGCCCTGCAACGAACCCACGCCCAACTGCAAAGCGCCTACACCGAATTGGGCCGCTTGGCCACCACCGACCCCCTGACCGGTTTAGCCAATCGTCGGCATTGGATGACCCTGGCCAAAAAGGAATTTCAGCGCAGTTGTCGCTACCAACATCCCCTTTCGGTGTTGATGTTGGATTTGGATCACTTCAAGGCCGTGAACGATACCTATGGCCATGCCGTGGGCGATTTGGCCTTGGCCACGGCCACCCAAGCCGCCAGCAGCATTCTGCGAACTCAGGATTGTCTGGGGCGCTATGGGGGTGAGGAATTTGTGATGTTGTTGCCGGAGACCGATGCGGCGGCCGCGGCGATCGTGGCGGAACGGATTCGCAAGGCGATCGCCGATCCGACTATCACCAGTTTGCCCAGCGCCCCGGGCTTAACCCTCACGGTCAGCATTGGCGGCACAAGTTGCCAGTCCACTGACACCTCGATCGAGGCGGCCTTGAACCGGGCCGATCGGGCCCTCTACCAAGCCAAAAACCGGGGCCGCAATCGAGTGATGATGGTGTTGTAGCGGCCCGATTGTTTACGGTTGATTAACCTTCGGCAAGGGCCCACTGCTGGCCGAGGTGCGATAAACTGTTACGAAATGTAAAACTCAAAACGTAACAATTCAGGAACAAACCATGACTCAACCACAACCGACCACCACCCCCAACCTCGAAGAACCCAAATTTGGCTTCAATGACTATGCTGAGCGCCTGAATGGCCGCGCCGCCATGGTGGGTTTCCTGCTGGCTTTGGCGATCGAGGCGGTGACGGGTCAAGGGCTGTTGGCTTGGTTGGGCCTGCTGTAGGGGCCTGCTGTTGTCCGTTGCTTGGCAACCTGCTGCAACTGGTTGAGCTTGTTGAGCGGGATTTGCCAAGCCTCATCCTTTGCGAAATGCTTTGTGAAATTAAGGGCGCAGCCCCTGCCCGATCGCTCGGTTCAAGAGGCGGGTGGGTGTGGCTGTGTCCCTTCCGTGGGCTGCGCATGAGTCGATTCCACAACCGCAGACTCCACAGCCGCAAATGTGGAAGGTTGTTGAAGGTCTTTTTTGAAGGTCTATTGATAGCAGCAGAAAAAATTTCTAGCAGCAGAAAGGTTTATACAATCAGAATTAGGGGCGACATGGCTAGGAATTAGCCATCGTTTGGGGATCACCCTTGGGATCAAAAGCGCTGAGGACTAAACCGATGGGTAAGCGTTGGCCGCGGCTGTTGCAGCAACGATATCGACGAGAGCCGATCGCCGCCTTCGTGCTAACCATGGGCCTGGTGCAGGTGACGATCGGGGGAGCGGATAGCGATGCGGGTTTGGCCGCTTTGGGGCTAATCTTTTTGGGCACGGCCGCCGCTCTCTATTGGCTGAAATATTCCGCGCGTGTGATTGACGCGGCCCGATCGCCCCGCATGACCTACCGCAGTTCCTCCGCCAGTCGCTTGCCCGTTTTGCCCGCCGCTCCCCGGCTAACCTCGGTTTACGGAGACCCGGTTTACACAGATCGATCGCGATCACCCCTGCCGCCCTTGCGCCTCCGCGATCGCCCCAATTCTGCCGACTAGCCCTTGTCGCCAGCCTCCGCGATCCCCCAGCCCTCTTGCAAGGGCGAATCCAGAACTCTGAGCGAATCATCGTCCCGATCGAGCCGCATTGCATGAGCGATCTTTGCACCATCAGCCGTCGTGTCCAGTTTTCCGCAAGCTACCGTTACTGGTTGCCGGAACTGACGGAGGCGGAAAATCATCGGCGGTTCGGGATCGCCGCTCGATCGCCCGGCAGCACCTTCACGCTTTGGGTGCAAGTCCAGGGGCCGATCGATCCCTTTGGCATGGTGGCCAACCTATCCACCACCATCAAACGCGCCCTGCAACGGGAAGTGCTGGAACCCTTGCACGGAGCCAACCTCAACCAAATTTGGCCAGAATTTGCCAACACCCTGCCCACCAGCGAGTGGGTGGCCCAGGTGCTGTGGCAGCGTTTGAGCCAATGTTGGCAGCGGCAGGGCTTGCAACTGCGGCAAGTGCAACTGTCGCCCGATCCCGGTTTAGTTGTGGAATATCGAGGGCAAGCTATGGAAGCTCATCTAACGGTTCATACCCACTTCAGCGCCGCCCATCGTTTGGCTCTGCCAACCCTGACTTTGGCTCAAAATAGCGAAATTTATGGCAAATGTTCCCGCCCCAGTGGCCATGGCCACAACTATCAATTGTGGGTGACGGTGCGCGGTCAAATTGACCCTAGAACAGGGATGGTTGTTGAACTCAACCGGCTCCACGATCTCATTGAAATGCAAGTGGTGGAGCAGCTTGATCACACCTTTTTGAATCAGGATATTGCCTACTTTCAAGACATTGTGCCCACGGCGGAAAATATTGCCGTTTATATTCGCGATCAACTGCTAGAGCCATTGCGAGAATTGGGAGTGCAGTTGGTCAAAATTCGGCTGGATGAAACCGAAAATAATTCCTGTGAAGTGTATGTGCAAACGGAGGCTCCGTGGGTCGATCGCCCCGTTACCAGCGCGATCGACCAAGGAAAAACGGCGGGCGTGGGTGCAAACTAGGGCAGTCCGTGCCAGCTATTCAAACCGCATTATTCAAACCGCACCGCCGTGCCACTGACCGCCACCATCAACATGCCACCGCCGTTGGACAGGCTAATGGTTTCATAATCAATATCAATGCCAATGATGCCGTTCGCTCCCAATTCCGCAGCGGCGGCTTTCATTTCATTCATCGCGATGTCTTTGGCCTTGCGCAGTTCTTTTTCGTAGGAACCCGATCGCCCGCCAATCACGTCTCGGATGCCAGCGAAAAAGTCCTTGAAAATGTTCGCCCCCAAGATCGCTTCTCCACTGACCACGCCGTAATAGGAGATGATGCGCTTGCCTTCGAGGCTGGAGGTTGTGGTTAGCAACATAGTGTGATTAGGAATTCCGGTGATCGGTTCTTTTGTTGGGTTTTGCTTGATCTCATCCCTGTTGTAGCAAGATTGGTGGGTGATCGACCGAGGGGTTGTGGGG
This portion of the Limnothrix sp. FACHB-406 genome encodes:
- a CDS encoding diguanylate cyclase, with protein sequence MTNSQAIAANSEPIRRLATGKAESPARPFDPGSFLVLVVDDVSQNVRLSIEMLDQAGYETTFAMTGAEALMRVRSAQPDLILLDLMMPGMSGLQLCDRLKEDPILRDIPVLFVTASNEETHMLEAFQLGAVDYITKPFRSAELLARVRVHLELKQARDRLSQALNALQRTHAQLQSAYTELGRLATTDPLTGLANRRHWMTLAKKEFQRSCRYQHPLSVLMLDLDHFKAVNDTYGHAVGDLALATATQAASSILRTQDCLGRYGGEEFVMLLPETDAAAAAIVAERIRKAIADPTITSLPSAPGLTLTVSIGGTSCQSTDTSIEAALNRADRALYQAKNRGRNRVMMVL
- a CDS encoding chlorophyll a/b-binding protein; translation: MTQPQPTTTPNLEEPKFGFNDYAERLNGRAAMVGFLLALAIEAVTGQGLLAWLGLL
- a CDS encoding 6-carboxytetrahydropterin synthase; the encoded protein is MSDLCTISRRVQFSASYRYWLPELTEAENHRRFGIAARSPGSTFTLWVQVQGPIDPFGMVANLSTTIKRALQREVLEPLHGANLNQIWPEFANTLPTSEWVAQVLWQRLSQCWQRQGLQLRQVQLSPDPGLVVEYRGQAMEAHLTVHTHFSAAHRLALPTLTLAQNSEIYGKCSRPSGHGHNYQLWVTVRGQIDPRTGMVVELNRLHDLIEMQVVEQLDHTFLNQDIAYFQDIVPTAENIAVYIRDQLLEPLRELGVQLVKIRLDETENNSCEVYVQTEAPWVDRPVTSAIDQGKTAGVGAN
- a CDS encoding heavy metal-binding domain-containing protein; this translates as MLLTTTSSLEGKRIISYYGVVSGEAILGANIFKDFFAGIRDVIGGRSGSYEKELRKAKDIAMNEMKAAAAELGANGIIGIDIDYETISLSNGGGMLMVAVSGTAVRFE